A window of the Brassica napus cultivar Da-Ae chromosome A2, Da-Ae, whole genome shotgun sequence genome harbors these coding sequences:
- the LOC106430432 gene encoding proteasome subunit alpha type-1-A has protein sequence MFRNQYDTDVTTWSPTGRLFQVEYAMEAVKQGSAAIGLRSRSHVVLACVNKAQSELSSHQKKIFKVDDHIGVAIAGLTADGRVLSRYMRSEAINHSFTYESPLPVGRLVVHLADKAQVCTQRSWKRPYGVGLLVGGLDESGAHLYYNCPSGNYFEYQAFAIGSRSQAAKTYLERRFESFADSSREDLIKDAILAVRETLQGETLKSSLCTVSVLGVGEPFHFLDQETIQNVIDTFEKVADEEEGEGEAEPAAPAEEGGDGTGDQDVAPMET, from the exons atgttcaGGAATCAGTACGACACAGACGTGACGACATGGAGCCCAACAGGTCGTCTGTTCCAAGTAGAATACGCCATGGAAGCAGTGAAGCAAGGCTCAGCCGCAATTGGACTCAGATCTCGCTCCCATGTAGTCCTGGCGTGCGTCAACAAAGCCCAATCTGAGCTCTCGTCGCATCAGAAGAAGATCTTCAAAGTGGATGACCACATAGGCGTCGCAATCGCTGGACTCACTGCGGATGGACGTGTTCTCTCCCGTTATATGAGATCGGAAGCTATCAATCACTCCTTCACATATGAGTCTCCACTTCCCGTTGGTCGTCTCGTTGTTCATCTTGCTGATAAGGCTCAG GTCTGCACCCAAAGATCATGGAAACGACCCTATGGCGTGGGTTTGTTGGTAGGTGGACTGGATGAGTCTGGAGCCCACCTTTACTACAACTGCCCCAGCGGAAACTACTTCGAGTATCAAGCTTTTGCTATCGGGTCCCGTTCTCAAGCTGCAAAGACCTACCTGGAACGCAGGTTTGAGAGCTTTGCGGATTCCTCAAGAGAAGATCTGATCAAAGATGCGATTTTGGCTGTTAGGGAGACACTGCAGGGAGAAACACTCAAGAGTTCTCTGTGCACCGTATCTGTTCTAGGTGTTGGTGAACCATTCCACTTCTTGGACCAGGAAACGATACAGAATGTGATCGATACGTTTGAGAAAGTTGCagatgaagaggaaggagaaggtGAGGCCGAACCTGCTGCACCCGCAGAAGAGGGTGGTGATGGTACAGGTGACCAAGACGTGGCTCCAATGGAAACCTAA
- the BNAA02G23330D gene encoding uncharacterized acetyltransferase At3g50280, with the protein MNSSPSVKIVSKCFVKPKTILEESKKPYYLSPWDFAMLSVHYIQKGLLFQKPLHSTDTLLDKLRESLAIALVHFYPLAGRLSAQINENTKSYSVFVDCSNSPGAGFIYATSDLCLADIVGPKYVPLIVHSFFDHNRAVNHDGLTVSLLTVQVTELVDGIFVGLSINHAMGDGTSFWNFFSAWSEIFQAQECNKTDELYLKNPPVLKRYIPQGYGPLFSLPYSHPDEFIRTYESPILKERIFCFSSETIRLLKAKINQVCGTTSISSFQSLTAVIWRCITRARRLPIERETSCRLAADNRGRMYPPLPRDYFGNCLSALRTAAKAGELLENDLGWAALKVHQAVADHTSEKVTQMIDQWLKSPFIYHIDRLFEPMSVMMGSSPRFDKYGCEFGMGKAMTLRSGYAHKFDGKVSAYPGREGGGSIDLEVCLVPQFMEALESDEEFMSLVYF; encoded by the exons ATGAATTCTTCACCATCAGTGAAAATCGTCTCAAAATGCTTCGTGAAACCCAAAACAATCCTTGAAGAATCAAAGAAACCATACTATCTATCCCCATGGGACTTCGCAATGCTCTCTGTTCACTACATCCAAAAAGGTCTTCTCTTTCAAAAGCCACTTCATTCCACCGACACCCTGCTTGATAAGTTAAGAGAGTCTCTCGCCATCGCTCTCGTCCACTTCTACCCTCTCGCTGGTCGCCTCTCAGCACAAATAAACGAAAACACCAAATCATACTCTGTTTTTGTGGATTGTAGCAATAGCCCTGGTGCTGGATTCATCTACGCCACCTCTGACTTATGTCTAGCAGATATTGTTGGCCCTAAGTATGTTCCTTTAATTGTTCACTCTTTCTTTGACCACAACAGGGCCGTCAATCATGATGGACTTACCGTGAGCCTCTTGACAGTCCAG GTAACAGAATTGGTAgatggaattttcgtaggactGTCGATAAACCACGCAATGGGAGATGGCACTTCATTCTGGAACTTCTTCAGTGCCTGGTCCGAGATATTCCAAGCACAAGAGTGCAACAAAACCGATGAATTGTATCTTAAGAATCCACCAGTCTTAAAGCGTTATATCCCTCAAGGATATGGTCCCCTCTTCAGCCTTCCCTATAGCCATCCTGATGAATTTATCAGAACTTACGAATCCCCAATTCTCAAGGAGAGAATATTCTGTTTCTCATCAGAAACAATCAGATTGCTAAAGGCAAAGATTAACCAGGTATGTGGAACAACCTCCATCTCATCTTTTCAATCGCTAACCGCGGTTATATGGAGATGCATAACTAGGGCTCGAAGATTACCTATCGAACGAGAAACAAGTTGTAGACTTGCTGCGGACAACAGGGGAAGGATGTATCCTCCTCTTCCCCGGGATTACTTTGGAAATTGTCTCTCTGCACTGAGGACGGCTGCAAAAGCAGGTGAGCTGTTGGAGAATGATCTTGGATGGGCTGCTTTGAAAGTGCATCAAGCTGTAGCTGATCATACGAGTGAAAAGGTAACTCAAATGATTGATCAGTGGTTGAAGTCACCTTTTATCTACCATATTGATCGGCTATTTGAACCAATGAGCGTGATGATGGGAAGCTCACCGAGGTTTGACAAGTATGGTTGTGAATTTGGGATGGGAAAAGCAATGACACTTAGAAGTGGTTACGCGCATAAGTTTGATGGAAAAGTTTCGGCTTACCCgggaagagaaggaggaggaagcatagaTCTGGAGGTATGTCTTGTTCCACAGTTTATGGAAGCTTTAGAATCAGATGAAGAGTTCATGTCTCTTGTTTATTTTTGA
- the LOC106430417 gene encoding uncharacterized protein LOC106430417 — MPPRKRVVRTQAASAPREGGNEHVPPLVPPIDQDALRQMVQDAARQAAQEAVQQAVQEAARVAAQEVVRQMAAAQQGQQFPPVQAQGHQQPPIQLVPPVQVQGQQQPPIQHVPGIFQVPPPAPRVLPGQVPEVVPPVLPGQVPEVDETLMREVLRWYASRSPRQVQYGYLHQLEDLVEKAVVQEACIAEEQKYSKAPPKTGRTTEPQKRTWDQSNIQCYNCGKMGHLSRNCRSNPMGARAGPAAPAAQTAPVAQGVQAAPAAAYAPGACFTCGQFGNISRFCPTKGPGAKRQAITPRVYALGEANGAETIAGSVSVGGKGAHTLFDAGASHSFVSSRLAKSWPFRGVFEPKAKQIRTVGTEKLGTTGVHRDVPVLLGGADFIGDLAEMEMDYYDVILGMDWLSRHRVVIDCMRAKVNIPRGDGKITFQCLQV, encoded by the exons ATGCCGCCGCGTAAGAGAGTTGTTCGCACTCAGGCCGCTAGTGCTCCTCGAGAGGGTGGAAATGAGCATGTGCCGCCACTAGTTCCACCGATTGATCAGGATGCCCTTAGGCAGATGGTGCAGGATGCTGCCAGACAGGCCGCACAGGAGGCAGTTCAGCAAGCTGTCCAGGAGGCTGCTAGAGTAGCTGCACAGGAAGTGGTTAGGCAGATGGCTGCAGCTCAGCAGGGTCAGCAGTTTCCACCAGTTCAGGCTCAGGGGCATCAGCAGCCCCCTATTCAGCTGGTTCCACCAGTTCAGGTTCAGGGACAGCAGCAACCCCCTATCCAGCATGTTCCAGGGATTTTCCAGGTTCCACCACCAGCACCACGCGTTCTTCCAGGGCAAGTTCCTGAGGTTGTGCCACCCGTTCTTCCAGGGCAGGTTCCTGAGGTTGATGAGACGCTTATGCGG GAGGTTCTTAGATGGTATGCGAGTCGATCTCCGCGGCAGGTGCAGTATGGTTACTTACACCAGTTGGAGGATTTGGTAGAGAAGGCTGTTGTGCAGGAGGCATGTATTGCAGAGGAGCAAAAATACTCTAAGGCTCCACCCAAGACTGGAAGAACTACAGAACCACAGAAGAGGACATGGGACCAGTCAAACATCCAGTGCTACAATTGTGGAAAGATGGGGCATTTGAGTAGGAATTGTCGGAGTAATCCAATGGGTGCACGGGCAGGACCAGCAGCACCAGCAGCACAGACAGCACCAGTAGCACAGGGAGTGCAGGCAGCACCAGCTGCAGCATACGCACCAGGAGCTTGCTTCACTTGTGGCCAGTTTGGCAATATCTCTAGGTTTTGCCCGACTAAAGGGCCTGGGGCCAAGCGTCAAGCCATCACTCCGCGTGTTTATGCTCTAGGAGAGGCCAATGGAGCTGAGACGATAGCCG GATCGGTTTCTGTTGGAGGTAAGGGAGCTCACACTCTATTCGACGCGGGAGCTTCTCACAGCTTCGTGAGTTCGCGTTTGGCTAAGTCTTGGCCTTTTCGAGGTGTCTTTGAGCCAAAGGCTAAGCAGATTCGGACGGTCGGTACAGAGAAATTGGGAACCACCGGCGTTCACCGAGATGTACCAGTTCTACTGGGAGGAGCTGACTTCATAGGAGACCTAGCAGAGATGGAGATGGATTACTACGATGTCATACTTGGGATGGATTGGTTGTCACGGCATCGAGTGGTGATAGATTGCATGCGAGCGAAAGTTAATATTCCTAGAGGAGATGGGAAGATCACATTCCAGTGTCTCCAGGTTTAA